The genomic region GCAAAGGAATATTGGGAGTTTGGGATTAAAGGTGTTAAAGTTGCAAAATATATGGAAAGGCTGGAAGAGTGGAAGAAGGATCCTAAGTATAAAGTTGTGAAAAATGAGTCTGTTTACAACTCAATAAAGTAACTCATTCCTGTTGGTTTTTCCTAAGATGTATAAAACTCCAACAAAAAAATAATACTAAAAATGTAATTAAATTTTAGTTTTTGGAGGAGGTAGTTACATTGAAGGCTACGGGTATAGTAAGAAGGATAGATGACCTTGGAAGGGTTGTTATACCAAAAGAGATAAGAAGAACATTGAGGATCCGGGAAGGTGATCCTCTGGAGATATTTACTGATAAAGAAGGAGAGATAATACTTAAAAAGTATTCACCAATTGGTGAACTAAGTGAATTTGCAAGCCAATATGCAGAATCCCTCCACAAGACCAGCGGCCATATAACATGTATAGCTGATAAGGACTCGATAATTGCTGTTTCGGGCGCTTCAAAGAAAGATTTTATTGATAAGTCCTTAAGCAAGGACCTTGAAAAAGTAATTAATGAGAAATCTACGGTTGTTGTAAAATCTCCG from Bacillota bacterium harbors:
- the spoVT gene encoding stage V sporulation protein T; translation: MKATGIVRRIDDLGRVVIPKEIRRTLRIREGDPLEIFTDKEGEIILKKYSPIGELSEFASQYAESLHKTSGHITCIADKDSIIAVSGASKKDFIDKSLSKDLEKVINEKSTVVVKSPEENTIKITADENGERRYTSQIIKPIISEGDPIGAVILLSTNPDVRMGEVEEKLAESAAGFLGKQIEQ